The following proteins are encoded in a genomic region of Nitratireductor sp. GISD-1A_MAKvit:
- the nusG gene encoding transcription termination/antitermination protein NusG — protein MTARWYIVHAYSNFEKKVAESIEEQARQKGLTDKVEQVVVPTEKVVEVRRGRKVDAERKFFPGYVLVKAQLTDAVFSMIKNTPKVTGFLGDSRPVPITQAEADRILTQVQEGVEHPKPSVTFEIGEQVRVSDGPFASFNGFVQEVDEERSRLKVEVSIFGRAVPVDLEFGQVEKG, from the coding sequence ATGACTGCGCGTTGGTACATCGTCCACGCCTACTCGAATTTTGAGAAGAAGGTTGCCGAATCCATTGAGGAGCAGGCGCGCCAGAAGGGGTTGACCGACAAGGTCGAGCAGGTGGTCGTGCCCACCGAGAAGGTCGTGGAAGTGCGCCGCGGTCGCAAGGTCGATGCCGAGCGCAAGTTTTTTCCCGGCTATGTGCTTGTGAAGGCGCAGCTCACCGATGCCGTGTTCTCGATGATCAAGAACACGCCGAAAGTCACCGGGTTCCTTGGTGACTCCAGGCCCGTCCCGATCACCCAGGCCGAAGCGGATCGCATTCTGACTCAGGTTCAGGAGGGCGTGGAGCATCCCAAGCCTTCGGTCACCTTCGAGATCGGAGAGCAGGTGCGCGTGTCGGATGGTCCTTTCGCTTCCTTCAACGGTTTCGTTCAGGAAGTGGACGAAGAGCGTTCGCGCCTCAAGGTCGAAGTGTCTATTTTTGGACGGGCAGTGCCCGTCGATCTGGAATTCGGTCAGGTCGAAAAGGGCTGA
- the rplL gene encoding 50S ribosomal protein L7/L12 has product MADLAKIVEDLSSLTVLEAAELSKMLEEKWGVSAAAPVAVAAAAGGAAGGDAAEEKTEFDVVLADAGAQKINVIKEVRGITGLGLKEAKDLVESAPKAIKEGVSKDEAEKIKEQLEGAGAKIELK; this is encoded by the coding sequence ATGGCTGATCTTGCTAAGATCGTTGAAGACCTGTCGAGCCTGACCGTCCTCGAGGCGGCTGAGCTTTCCAAGATGCTTGAAGAGAAGTGGGGCGTTTCCGCCGCAGCTCCGGTGGCTGTTGCTGCCGCTGCCGGTGGCGCTGCCGGTGGCGACGCTGCTGAAGAGAAGACCGAGTTCGACGTCGTTCTCGCCGATGCAGGCGCTCAGAAGATCAACGTCATCAAGGAAGTTCGCGGCATCACGGGTCTCGGCCTGAAGGAAGCCAAGGACCTCGTTGAGTCCGCTCCCAAGGCGATCAAGGAAGGCGTGTCCAAGGACGAAGCCGAGAAGATCAAGGAGCAGCTCGAAGGCGCAGGCGCCAAGATCGAGCTGAAGTAA
- the secE gene encoding preprotein translocase subunit SecE, translated as MASKTTNPFTFLQQVRSETAKVTWPSRRETLISTVMVIAFATLAAIFFFAADQLMAYGIELILGIGA; from the coding sequence ATGGCGTCGAAAACCACGAATCCCTTCACGTTTCTACAGCAGGTTCGGTCCGAGACTGCCAAAGTTACGTGGCCCTCGCGGCGTGAGACATTGATTTCAACGGTCATGGTTATCGCGTTTGCCACGCTGGCGGCGATTTTCTTTTTCGCTGCCGATCAGCTGATGGCTTACGGCATTGAGCTCATTCTTGGCATTGGCGCCTGA
- the rplK gene encoding 50S ribosomal protein L11, producing the protein MAKKVAGLLKLQVPAGSATPSPPIGPALGQRGINIMEFCKAFNAQTQEMEKGSPIPVVVTYYQDKSFTFTMKTPPVTYFLKKAINLKSGSKEPGKVVAGKISRDKVREIAEAKMKDLNATDVDAAMRMVEGSARSMGLEVEG; encoded by the coding sequence ATGGCTAAGAAAGTTGCAGGCCTGCTCAAGCTTCAGGTTCCCGCGGGTTCGGCGACGCCGTCGCCCCCGATCGGCCCTGCGCTTGGTCAGCGCGGCATCAACATCATGGAGTTCTGCAAGGCATTCAATGCGCAGACCCAGGAGATGGAAAAGGGCTCACCGATCCCGGTGGTGGTGACCTACTACCAGGACAAGTCCTTTACCTTCACGATGAAGACGCCGCCGGTGACCTATTTCCTCAAGAAGGCGATTAATCTGAAGTCCGGTTCCAAGGAGCCTGGCAAAGTGGTTGCCGGCAAGATTTCGCGCGACAAGGTTCGCGAGATCGCCGAAGCCAAGATGAAGGACCTGAACGCGACGGACGTCGACGCGGCCATGCGCATGGTCGAAGGTTCGGCCCGCTCCATGGGCCTGGAAGTGGAGGGCTGA
- the rplJ gene encoding 50S ribosomal protein L10: MDRAEKREFVADLNQVFNNTGSVVVAHYAGLTVAQMNELRSKMRGAGGTVRVAKNRLAKIALQGTPSEGIQALFEGQTLIAYSDDPVVAPKVANDFAKTNDKLVIVGGAMGETALDADGVKALASLPSLDELRAKLVGMISTPATRIAQVVNAPAGQLARVFGAYSKKDEAA, encoded by the coding sequence GTGGACAGAGCGGAAAAGCGCGAATTCGTCGCGGATCTGAACCAGGTGTTCAACAACACCGGTTCCGTCGTCGTAGCCCACTATGCCGGTCTGACCGTGGCGCAGATGAACGAGCTTCGTTCAAAAATGCGCGGCGCGGGCGGTACCGTCAGGGTTGCGAAGAACCGTCTCGCCAAAATCGCCCTTCAGGGAACTCCGTCCGAAGGCATTCAGGCCCTTTTCGAAGGCCAGACCCTGATTGCCTATTCGGACGATCCGGTTGTCGCTCCCAAGGTCGCCAATGACTTTGCCAAGACCAATGACAAGCTTGTCATTGTTGGCGGTGCCATGGGTGAGACCGCGCTCGACGCCGACGGTGTGAAGGCACTTGCCTCGCTGCCGTCGCTGGACGAGCTCAGGGCGAAACTGGTCGGCATGATTTCGACGCCGGCCACCCGGATCGCACAGGTTGTCAACGCGCCCGCGGGTCAGCTCGCACGCGTCTTTGGCGCCTATTCCAAGAAGGACGAGGCGGCGTGA
- the rplA gene encoding 50S ribosomal protein L1: MATKLSKRVAKAREGIDRDKEYALDEAVALLKERATAKFDETIEVAMNLGVDPRHADQMVRGVVNLPNGTGRTVRVAVFAKGDKADEAKAAGADIVGAEDLVEIVQKGEIDFDRCIATPDMMPLVGRLGKVLGPRGLMPNPKVGTVTADVTAAVKASKGGAVEFRVEKAGIVHAGVGKASFDAKAIAENVRAFTDAVIKAKPAGAKGNYLKKVAITSTMGPGLRIDVASLSAAS, from the coding sequence ATGGCGACGAAACTTTCCAAGCGCGTTGCAAAGGCTCGCGAAGGCATTGATCGCGACAAGGAATATGCTCTCGACGAGGCTGTTGCGCTGCTGAAAGAGCGTGCGACCGCGAAATTCGACGAGACCATCGAGGTTGCGATGAACCTGGGTGTGGATCCGCGTCATGCAGACCAGATGGTGCGTGGTGTGGTCAATCTGCCCAACGGCACGGGCCGTACGGTTCGCGTTGCCGTCTTCGCCAAGGGGGACAAGGCTGACGAAGCCAAGGCTGCCGGCGCGGATATCGTCGGTGCAGAGGATCTGGTCGAGATCGTTCAGAAGGGCGAGATCGATTTCGATCGCTGTATCGCAACACCCGACATGATGCCGCTCGTTGGCCGTCTCGGTAAGGTTCTGGGCCCCCGTGGCCTGATGCCGAACCCGAAGGTCGGTACGGTGACGGCAGATGTGACCGCAGCGGTCAAGGCTTCCAAGGGCGGTGCTGTCGAGTTCCGCGTCGAGAAGGCCGGTATCGTGCATGCAGGCGTCGGCAAGGCTTCCTTTGATGCCAAGGCCATTGCCGAGAATGTGCGCGCTTTCACGGATGCCGTGATCAAGGCAAAGCCGGCTGGTGCCAAGGGCAACTACCTGAAAAAGGTTGCCATCACCTCGACCATGGGCCCCGGCCTGCGCATTGACGTGGCCAGCCTTTCGGCTGCGTCCTGA